A window of Rattus norvegicus strain BN/NHsdMcwi chromosome 14, GRCr8, whole genome shotgun sequence contains these coding sequences:
- the Areg gene encoding amphiregulin preproprotein — protein sequence MRTPSLSLALSVLSLLVLGSGHYAAGLELNGTSSGKGEPSSGDHSAGGLVVSEVSTISEMPSGSELSTGDYDYSEEYDNEPQISGYIVDDSVRVEQVIKPKENKTEGEKSSEKPKRKKKGGKGGKGRRNRKKKKNPCAAKFQNFCIHGECRYIENLEVVTCHCHQDYFGERCGEKTMKTQKKDDSDLSKIALAAIIVFVSAVSVAAIGIITAVLLRKRFFREYEEAEERRRLRQENGTAHAIA from the exons ATGAGAACTCCGTCGCTTTCGCTGGCGCTCTCAGTGCTGTCGCTGCTGGTCTTAGGCTCAG GCCATTATGCAGCTGGGTTGGAACTCAATGGCACCAGCTCTGGGAAAGGAGAACCGTCCTCTGGGGACCACAGTGCTGGTGGACTTGTGGTTTCTGAGGTCTCTACCATAAGCGAAATGCCTTCTGGCAGTGAACTCTCCACAGGGGACTATGACTACTCGGAGGAGTATGATAACGAACCACAAATATCCGGCTATATTGTGGACGACTCAGTCAGAG ttGAACAGGTGATTAAGCCTAAGGAAaacaagacagaaggagaaaagtCTTCAgaaaaacccaaaagaaagaaaaagggaggcaAAGGcggaaaaggcagaagaaacaggaagaagaaaaagaatccgTGTGCCGCCAAGTTTCAGAACTTCTGCATTCATGGTGAATGCAGATACATCGAGAACCTGGAGGTGGTGACCTGCCA TTGTCATCAGGATTACTTTGGCGAACGGTGTGGAGAAAAAACCATGAAGACTCAGAAGAAGGATGACAGCGACCTATCCAAGATCGCGTTAGCAGCCATAATTGTCTTTGTCTCCGCCGTAAGCGTCGCAGCTATTGGCATCATTACCGCCGTCCT GCTTCGGAAACGATTCTTCAGGGAAtatgaagaagcagaagaaagaaggaggctGCGGCAAGAAAACGGGACTGCACATGCCATAGCCTAG